A region from the Rosa rugosa chromosome 6, drRosRugo1.1, whole genome shotgun sequence genome encodes:
- the LOC133715228 gene encoding RNA pseudouridine synthase 3, mitochondrial-like → MRRRIVTYCHVSPFTRQYSSLSPPPPQTAGPPPLIRVSNHVAKLGPPKEGPKPRQLLSLPPFPGGRHLPGKKKSYQDGAVSRPSHVTAVSWLKYYFHEIDDTAIRSHFNKGLVQMEGPDSIGKEGQVKRMRKIRPSEVMEEGARVYVPVSIAESKISRRFDCIPSETLYPNADEIDYLQRLVKYKDSAIIVLNKPPKLPVKGNVPVHNSMDALAAAALSYDYDEGPKLVHRLDRESSGLLLMGRTKDSASLLHSLYTDINIGKSSCRAWNDACRTKCQRYWALVIGSPKEKEGLICAPLMKVLLDDGKTERVILAPQSGLEASQPALTQYRVLGPTINGCSWIELQPLTSRKHQLRVHCAEALGTPIVGDYKYGWFVHRRWKQMPQVDIEPATGLQYKLRRPAGLDVQKGSVLSKVPLLHLHCRELVLPNIAKFLVLLDQKSDNWHPVDSLKPDILRFVASMPTHMKLSWNLMSSYLV, encoded by the exons ATGCGGAGAAGAATCGTAACCTACTGCCACGTGTCACCCTTTACTCGCCAATACTCTAGCTTATCTCCTCCACCGCCGCAGACCGCCGGACCGCCGCCGCTCATCCGAGTGTCGAACCACGTCGCCAAACTGGGCCCACCGAAAGAAGGCCCGAAACCCAGGCAGCTCCTCTCCTTGCCGCCTTTCCCCGGCGGTCGACATTTGCCGGGGAAGAAGAAGTCATACCAAGACGGCGCCGTTTCACGACCCTCACACGTCACCGCCGTCAGTTGGCTCAAGTATTACTTCCATGAGATTGACGACACCGCCATTCGGTCCCATTTCAACAAAGGCCTT GTTCAGATGGAAGGCCCGGATTCAATTGGGAAGGAAGGGCAAGTGAAACGTATGAGAAAG ATTAGGCCTAGTGAGGTAATGGAGGAAGGTGCAAGAGTATATGTACCCGTATCGATTGCAGAGAGTAAAATTTCAAGGAGATTCGACTGCATACCGAGTGAGACATTGTACCCAAATGCGGATGAGATTGACTACTTGCAAAGGCTTGTCAAGTACAAG GACTCTGCTATAATAGTGCTGAACAAGCCCCCAAAATTGCCAGTCAAG GGTAATGTGCCAGTCCATAACAGCATGGATGCATTGGCAGCAGCAGCATTATCTTATGATTATGATGAAGGTCCTAAATTG GTTCATCGGCTTGACAGAGAGAGCAGTGGCCTCCTTTTAATGGGAAGAACAAAAGACAGTGCATCTCTTCTGCATTCGTTATACACTGACATCAACATTGGGAAATCATCATGCAGG GCTTGGAATGATGCATGTAGAACAAAATGTCAGAGGTATTGGGCATTGGTTATAGGGTCGCCCAAGGAAAAGGAAGGCTTAATTTGTGCTCCTCTCATGAAG GTGCTTCTTGACGATGGGAAGACAGAGAGGGTCATCTTGGCTCCTCAGTCAGGATTAGAAGCTTCCCAACCGGCTCTAACTCAATATCGGGTGCTTGGTCCTACGATAAATGGATGCTCATGGATTGAATTACAACCACTCACTAGCCGAAAGCATCAG CTCCGTGTTCATTGTGCTGAAGCTTTAGGCACGCCAATTGTGGGTGACTATAAGTATGGGTGGTTTGTTCACCGGAGATGGAAACAAATGCCTCAAGTCGATATTGAGCCGGCAACTGGGCTACAATACAAGTTGCGGAGGCCAGCAGGTCTGGATGTACAGAAGGGAAGTGTTCTATCAAAAGTCCCTCTTTTGCATCTACACTGTAGAGAGCTCGTACTCCCCAATATTGCTAAGTTCCTTGTTTTATTGGATCAGAAGTCAGACAACTGGCACCCTGTAGACAGTTTGAAGCCAGATATCCTTCGGTTTGTGGCATCGATGCCAACCCACATGAAACTTAGTTGGAATCTCATGTCATCTTATTTGGTGTAG
- the LOC133716824 gene encoding putative F-box/LRR-repeat protein At1g56400, whose amino-acid sequence MDMFSFLPDHLLVIILSFLAFQEAGRTSVLSRRWQNIWRQTRNIEFNERFFSYIGADDEARRIAFVNFVQNWTDNYQPSVLDRVCITFSRPGNFLVLVEDCIRFAVTRGVKVLGLDFSDPSWNDELLELGNYPEPAYVLPQFVYQHGVLESLTLSSCNFNLPEIINFHLLKHLALGWIELPLPTLSVLLNKFPLLESLSVKNCWNTDGLQVGGQNLRLRSLVVEKFIMSENPWIEIEAPHLRYLKYSGTMAVFDIEAGELEEAYLDFGLEYEGNEGMGDLLYQLLHQLPVRTLTVCTYMLQVLPLELISNGVTPVFGVAKLTLRTAMLSCEQKGVKYLLRSCPVLQALTIQIVPQRLVDLDEGQPDDVRHVWTLNALEYHCINQTLRVVQVKGYTGTRHEIGFLKYLFCRGRVLEKLHISIGEELLNQRSIAENRQLVIQTFQGLRRASNNLRINTYGR is encoded by the exons ATGGACATGTTCTCATTTTTGCCTGACCATCTTCTTGTAATCATATTGTCCTTCCTTGCTTTCCAAGAGGCGGGCAGAACTTCAGTTCTCTCAAGGAGATGGCAGAACATTTGGCGTCAAACAAGAAATATTGAATTTAATGAGCGTTTCTTTTCCTACATTGGTGCAGATGATGAGGCTAGGAGAATAGCTTTCGTAAACTTTGTCCAAAACTGGACTGATAACTATCAACCTTCGGTTTTGGACAGAGTTTGTATAACATTTTCTCGGCCTGGAAACTTCCTTGTGCTTGTGGAAGATTGTATCAGGTTTGCTGTTACGCGTGGAGTGAAGGTTCTAGGGCTTGATTTCTCTGATCCATCATGGAATGATGAACTTCTAGAACTTGGCAATTATCCTGAACCTGCATATGTTCTGCCTCAGTTTGTCTATCAACATGGGGTTCTTGAATCTCTAACCCTCAGTTCTTGCAACTTCAACTTGCCCGAGATTATCAACTTTCATCTCTTGAAGCATCTTGCATTGGGTTGGATTGAACTGCCTCTACCTACACTCTCTGTGCTACTAAACAAGTTTCCATTGCTCGAAAGCCTGAGTGTAAAGAACTGCTGGAACACAGATGGTCTTCAAGTTGGTGGACAAAACTTGAGGTTAAGAAGCTTAGTCGTTGAGAAGTTCATCATGTCTGAGAATCCTTGGATTGAAATTGAGGCACCACATCTGCGGTACTTGAAGTATTCAGGGACAATGGCTGTGTTTGATATCGAAGCTGGGGAGTTGGAAGAGGCCTACCTTGACTTTGGACTCGAGTATGAAGGCAACGAAGGAATGGGGGATCTCCTCTATCAACTCCTCCACCAACTTCCTGTTAGAACACTCACAGTATGCACGTATATGCTTCAG GTTCTGCCATTGGAACTGATATCCAATGGTGTAACTCCTGTCTTCGGGGTGGCGAAGTTAACTCTGAGGACCGCAATGCTCAGTTGTGAGCAGAAAGGGGTCAAGTATCTCCTCAGAAGTTGCCCTGTCTTGCAAGCTTTGACCATCCAAATAGTCCCTCAGAGACTAGTTGATCTTGAT GAAGGTCAACCGGATGATGTACGTCATGTATGGACTCTAAATGCACTGGAGTACCATTGTATAAACCAAACATTGAGAGTTGTACAGGTGAAAGGTTACACAGGTACGAGACACGAAATTGGCTTTCTGAAGTATCTCTTTTGCCGTGGCCGTGTGCTCGAAAAACTTCATATTAGTATCGGCGAGGAGCTTTTGAACCAGAGGAGTATTGCTGAAAATCGGCAACTTGTAATTCAAACATTTCAAGGTTTGAGAAGAGCTTCAAATAATCTCCGAATAAATACATATGGTAGATGA
- the LOC133718450 gene encoding chlorophyll a-b binding protein 6A, chloroplastic: MASNTLMSCGIATTAFPSVLSSSKSKFATAVQLPSVGANASSRFSMSADWMPGQPRPPYLDGSAPGDFGFDPLRLGEVPENLERFKESELIHCRWAMLAVPGILVPEALGLGNWVKAQEWAAIPGGQATYLGNPVPWGTLPTILVIEFLSIAFVEHQRSMEKDPEKKKYPGGAFDPLGYSKDPKKFEEYKVKEVKNGRLALLAFVGFVVQQSAYPGTGPLENLATHLADPWHNNIGDVIIPKGLLP, translated from the exons ATGGCTTCCAACACTTTGATGAGCTGTGGCATTGCCACCACAGCCTTCCCTTCAGTCCTATCTTCCTCCAAGTCTAAATTCGCCACTGCAGTCCAGCTCCCTAGTGTTGGTGCCAATGCCTCCTCCAGGTTCTCCATGTCAGCCGACTGGATGCCCGGCCAGCCCCGGCCTCCTTATCTTGATGGATCCGCTCCAGG TGACTTTGGATTCGACCCGCTTAGACTAGGAGAAGTACCAGAGAACTTAGAGAGGTTCAAGGAATCTGAACTCATTCACTGCAGATGGGCTATGCTTGCTGTT CCAGGGATTCTAGTACCAGAAGCATTGGGATTGGGGAACTGGGTAAAGGCACAAGAATGGGCAGCAATTCCAGGAGGCCAAGCCACTTACCTAGGCAATCCAGTTCCATGGGGGACTTTGCCTACAATATTGGTCATCGAGTTCCTCTCCATTGCTTTCGTAGAGCACCAACGCAGCATGGAAAAGGACCCGGAGAAGAAGAAGTACCCCGGTGGAGCTTTTGACCCCTTGGGTTACTCCAAGGACCCTAAGAAGTTCGAGGAATACAAAGTCAAAGAGGTCAAAAATG GTCGGCTCGCATTGTTGGCTTTTGTGGGATTCGTAGTTCAACAATCGGCGTACCCTGGCACCGGACCATTGGAGAATTTGGCTACTCACTTGGCTGACCCATGGCACAACAACATTGGGGATGTCATTATCCCCAAAGGGCTTTTGCCTTGA